Proteins encoded by one window of Betaproteobacteria bacterium:
- a CDS encoding EscU/YscU/HrcU family type III secretion system export apparatus switch protein, which yields MEADLGTAVALAYEASEGAPRVVAKGRGELARTIVARAREAGVFVHESPELVAMLMQVDLDARIPPALYVAVAELLAWVYRIERGESVRLPVGGSGPLPGG from the coding sequence GTGGAGGCTGATCTCGGAACGGCGGTCGCGCTCGCGTACGAAGCCTCGGAGGGAGCGCCGCGGGTAGTGGCCAAGGGCCGGGGCGAACTTGCCAGGACGATCGTGGCGAGAGCCCGGGAAGCGGGCGTTTTCGTGCACGAATCGCCGGAGCTCGTGGCGATGCTCATGCAGGTGGATCTCGATGCCCGCATCCCGCCGGCACTCTACGTCGCGGTCGCGGAACTGCTCGCTTGGGTCTACCGGATCGAGCGGGGCGAGTCCGTCAGGCTTCCAGTTGGTGGATCAGGTCCGCTTCCAGGCGGATGA